The Myxococcaceae bacterium JPH2 genome includes a region encoding these proteins:
- a CDS encoding metallophosphoesterase → MAGEPELRNLPAPLEPEPVARRVRERGSATATKPHHHADMVRWLHPAQVFRTGLDALVSTVFGSRADLRLIEAVVRPQEPYFDYSSEAAPNGEFWLDYVSDIGDGWDSTYTVARLLALPELNLPVRGGTAAHATKRGRVLVFGGDQVYPGASREVYEERMVQPYEAAMRRSQPPNQPDLFVIPGNHDWYDGLSAFMRLFCAQRWVAGRRTRQSRSYFALKLPQSWWLIGTDVQLNSDIDVPQVEYFRHVAQQMGPEDRVILCNAEPAWIMAASTRRKGSYLENNLEYLQEKVLGRRISVFLAGDLHHYRRHEDAAGRQKITAGGGGAFLHPTHAPAAPVLRDGYKLQKSFPDEKTSRKLARKNLMLIRYSPGFGVITGTLYLLMALAAYAEVGSLGLSQLPEVLTAVANNMVNRPWTLALGLVTIGGLISLADAAFGKWRALVGAVHGLSHILAAFLVSWGGTYLTVSKLGICPVLTADGSHCADGWMHLAGKFLFSCTFTFLGGFLVGPFLVGLYLWLSVNVFGAHSNEAFGSLALPDYKNFLRLRIDADGRLTVFPVGIERVARQWKPTGAGPGSPAFDPDDPKATDPVLIEPPLRL, encoded by the coding sequence ATGGCGGGTGAGCCCGAGCTTCGGAACCTGCCCGCCCCGCTGGAGCCCGAGCCCGTCGCGCGGCGCGTGCGCGAGCGAGGCAGCGCCACGGCGACCAAGCCGCACCACCACGCGGACATGGTGCGCTGGCTTCATCCCGCGCAGGTGTTCCGCACGGGGTTGGACGCGCTCGTGTCCACGGTGTTCGGCTCGCGCGCGGACCTGCGGCTCATCGAGGCGGTGGTGCGCCCGCAAGAGCCCTACTTCGACTATTCGAGCGAGGCGGCGCCGAACGGCGAGTTCTGGCTCGACTACGTGTCGGACATCGGGGACGGCTGGGACTCCACGTACACGGTGGCGCGGCTCCTGGCGCTGCCCGAGCTGAACCTGCCGGTGCGCGGCGGCACGGCCGCGCACGCGACGAAGCGCGGCCGGGTGCTCGTGTTCGGCGGAGACCAGGTGTACCCGGGCGCCAGCCGCGAGGTGTACGAGGAGCGCATGGTGCAGCCCTACGAGGCCGCCATGCGCCGCTCGCAGCCGCCGAACCAGCCGGACCTGTTCGTCATCCCAGGCAACCACGACTGGTACGACGGGCTGTCTGCCTTCATGCGCCTGTTCTGCGCGCAGCGGTGGGTGGCCGGGCGTCGCACGCGCCAGAGCCGCAGCTACTTCGCGCTGAAGCTGCCGCAGTCGTGGTGGCTCATCGGCACCGACGTGCAGCTCAACAGCGACATCGACGTGCCCCAGGTCGAGTACTTCCGCCACGTGGCGCAGCAGATGGGGCCCGAGGACCGCGTCATCCTCTGCAACGCGGAGCCGGCGTGGATCATGGCCGCGTCCACGCGGCGCAAGGGCAGCTACCTGGAGAACAACCTGGAGTACCTCCAGGAGAAGGTGCTGGGCCGGCGCATCAGCGTCTTCCTCGCCGGCGACCTGCACCACTACCGCCGCCACGAGGACGCCGCGGGCCGGCAGAAAATCACCGCGGGCGGAGGCGGCGCCTTCCTGCACCCCACGCACGCGCCCGCCGCGCCCGTGCTGCGCGACGGCTACAAGCTCCAGAAGAGCTTCCCGGATGAGAAGACTTCGCGGAAGCTCGCGCGCAAGAACCTGATGCTCATCCGCTACAGCCCCGGGTTCGGCGTCATCACCGGCACGCTGTACCTGCTCATGGCGCTGGCGGCCTACGCGGAGGTGGGCTCGCTGGGCCTGTCGCAGCTCCCCGAGGTGCTGACCGCGGTGGCCAACAACATGGTGAACCGGCCGTGGACGCTCGCGCTGGGGCTCGTCACCATCGGCGGGCTCATCTCGCTGGCGGACGCGGCGTTCGGCAAGTGGCGCGCGCTGGTGGGCGCGGTGCATGGCCTCAGTCACATCCTCGCGGCGTTCCTCGTGTCATGGGGCGGCACGTACCTGACGGTGAGCAAGCTGGGCATCTGCCCGGTGCTCACCGCGGATGGCTCGCATTGCGCGGACGGGTGGATGCACCTGGCCGGCAAGTTCCTCTTCTCGTGCACCTTCACGTTCCTGGGCGGCTTCCTCGTCGGGCCGTTCCTCGTGGGGCTGTACCTGTGGCTGAGCGTCAACGTCTTCGGCGCGCACTCCAACGAGGCGTTCGGCTCGCTCGCCCTGCCTGACTACAAGAACTTCCTCAGGCTGCGCATCGACGCGGACGGACGGCTCACGGTGTTCCCGGTGGGCATCGAGCGCGTGGCGCGCCAGTGGAAGCCCACCGGCGCGGGGCCTGGCTCACCCGCCTTCGACCCGGACGACCCGAAGGCCACCGACCCCGTGCTCATCGAGCCACCGCTGCGCCTGTAG
- a CDS encoding alpha-amylase — translation MRFPRCVSLLGVALLSACANTAPNPEPQPLSPNASLTLMPPEGAAWHRGAVFYEVFVRSFQDSNGDGVGDLPGLTSRLDYLRDLGVDALWLMPVFASPSYHGYDVTDYERIQPDYGTLADFQTLCDEAHKRGLRVILDFVINHTSAQHPWFVDSAASPTSAHRDWYVWRDRNLGWNQPWSVYASDPTWHLLHGAYFYGVFWSGMPDLNLATPAVRDEVKRLASLWLSRGADGFRLDAARYLIETGGGPGQSDTPETHAFWKELAAHVHAVKPDAVLVGENWSDTSVIATYYGDTTRVPGGDELPLNFNFPMSERIIAALGAGDASGIAGKLIDMAARYPVGVADAPFLTNHDMVRLATQLQGDSLKLGTAAALLLTLPGAPFLYYGEEVGLANGAGNNDEAKRTPMPWDASAGGGFTSGTPWYGFSQGRDTANVAAQRGVTGSLLSRYQSLLRARHGSAALTKGGLKLLTPPNGASPLLAYVRFSGEEQVLVVHNLSGALVTSGALPVIGDTAEPLFTDRDVPAPTGGTGEWRVRLPAHATGVWRLR, via the coding sequence ATGCGCTTCCCTCGCTGCGTGTCCCTGCTCGGCGTGGCCCTGCTGTCCGCCTGCGCCAACACCGCGCCGAATCCCGAGCCGCAACCGCTGTCCCCGAACGCGTCCCTCACCCTCATGCCTCCCGAGGGCGCGGCGTGGCACCGGGGCGCGGTCTTCTACGAGGTCTTCGTCCGCAGCTTCCAGGACTCCAACGGCGACGGCGTGGGAGACCTGCCCGGCCTCACCTCGCGGCTCGACTACCTGCGCGACCTGGGCGTGGATGCGCTGTGGTTGATGCCGGTGTTCGCCTCGCCCAGCTACCACGGCTACGACGTCACGGATTACGAACGCATCCAGCCGGACTACGGCACGCTCGCGGACTTCCAGACGCTGTGCGACGAGGCCCACAAGCGCGGCCTGCGCGTCATCCTCGACTTCGTCATCAACCACACCAGCGCGCAGCACCCGTGGTTCGTCGACTCGGCCGCTTCGCCCACCTCGGCGCACCGGGACTGGTACGTCTGGCGCGACCGCAACCTCGGCTGGAATCAGCCCTGGAGCGTCTACGCGAGCGACCCGACGTGGCACCTGCTCCATGGCGCGTACTTCTACGGCGTCTTCTGGAGCGGGATGCCGGACCTCAACCTCGCCACGCCCGCGGTGCGCGACGAGGTGAAGCGCCTGGCCTCGCTGTGGCTGTCGCGCGGCGCGGATGGCTTCCGCCTGGACGCGGCCCGCTACCTCATCGAGACGGGCGGCGGCCCGGGCCAGTCGGACACGCCCGAGACGCACGCCTTCTGGAAGGAACTCGCCGCGCACGTGCACGCCGTCAAACCCGACGCGGTGCTCGTGGGCGAGAACTGGAGCGACACCTCCGTCATCGCCACGTACTACGGCGACACCACGCGCGTGCCCGGTGGGGACGAGCTGCCCCTCAACTTCAACTTCCCCATGTCCGAGCGCATCATCGCGGCGCTCGGCGCGGGGGACGCGAGCGGCATCGCGGGGAAGCTCATCGACATGGCCGCGCGCTACCCCGTGGGCGTGGCCGACGCGCCCTTCCTCACCAACCACGACATGGTCCGGCTGGCCACCCAGCTCCAGGGCGACTCCCTCAAGCTGGGCACCGCCGCCGCGCTGCTGCTCACGCTGCCGGGCGCGCCCTTCCTGTACTACGGCGAGGAAGTGGGGCTCGCCAACGGCGCGGGCAACAACGACGAGGCCAAGCGCACGCCCATGCCCTGGGACGCGAGCGCGGGCGGTGGCTTCACCTCGGGCACGCCGTGGTACGGCTTCTCCCAAGGCCGAGACACCGCCAACGTCGCGGCCCAGCGCGGCGTCACCGGCTCCCTGCTGTCGCGCTATCAGTCCCTGCTGCGCGCGCGCCACGGCTCGGCCGCGCTCACGAAGGGCGGGCTGAAGCTCCTCACGCCCCCCAACGGCGCCTCGCCCTTGCTTGCCTACGTGCGCTTCTCGGGCGAGGAGCAGGTGCTGGTGGTGCACAACCTCTCCGGCGCGCTCGTCACCAGCGGCGCCCTCCCTGTCATCGGTGACACCGCGGAGCCGCTCTTCACGGACCGGGACGTCCCCGCGCCCACGGGAGGCACGGGCGAGTGGCGCGTGCGCCTGCCCGCCCATGCCACCGGCGTCTGGCGGCTGCGCTGA
- a CDS encoding glutathione S-transferase family protein: MTLKLYSHPFSSYCQKALTALYENGTPFDYRSMEDAGVPQEHAALWPLKRIPLLVDGDRTIIEATCVIEYLQLYYPGPVRLLPQDPKAALEVRMMDRFFDNYISTPQQRVVFDRIRPEPNRDPYGVAEARKQLESAYAWLDQRMVGRTWAAGDDFSLADCGAAPFLFYADWTHPIAEDFTQVWAYRKRLLARPSFARAVNEARPYRHYFPLGAPDRD; this comes from the coding sequence ATGACCTTGAAGCTCTATTCCCATCCGTTCTCGTCCTACTGCCAGAAGGCGCTCACCGCGCTGTATGAGAATGGAACACCCTTCGACTACCGCTCGATGGAGGACGCCGGAGTGCCGCAGGAACACGCGGCGCTCTGGCCGCTGAAGCGCATCCCTCTCCTGGTGGATGGGGACCGCACCATCATCGAGGCGACCTGCGTCATCGAGTACCTCCAGCTCTACTACCCGGGACCCGTGCGGCTGCTGCCCCAGGACCCCAAGGCCGCGCTGGAGGTGCGGATGATGGACCGGTTCTTCGACAACTACATCTCCACGCCCCAGCAGCGGGTGGTCTTCGATCGGATCCGCCCCGAGCCGAACCGCGACCCGTATGGCGTGGCCGAGGCGCGCAAGCAGCTTGAGTCCGCCTACGCCTGGCTCGACCAGCGGATGGTGGGCCGCACGTGGGCCGCGGGTGATGACTTCAGCCTGGCGGACTGCGGTGCCGCGCCATTCCTGTTCTACGCGGACTGGACTCACCCCATCGCGGAGGACTTCACCCAGGTGTGGGCCTACCGGAAGCGATTGCTGGCGCGGCCTTCCTTCGCGCGCGCGGTCAACGAGGCGCGACCCTACCGGCACTACTTTCCGCTGGGCGCTCCGGATCGCGACTGA
- a CDS encoding endo alpha-1,4 polygalactosaminidase — protein MGSNRRCLSFHGLRRALRLGKGAPVRPGAAPSPLEPPPLRSPSLRTVALRFVLPLLAVLSACQQSPDAPEEDKREVAPLAGQVLTCGALQVLRGGIGSGQGIAGLATQTLSGTQDRWAEYVEFAPNSQVTCSFALPASLSGVALSAAEVGINYRGPSRAEMRWTFEAWDYSTSTWVALGDNTFATSWKWTASALALPSPLARFTSGGPFLVRYGTSATGDSSQLDLLVVRVQPASGTDAGEPADAGTTVDAGTTVDAGTALDAGTAPVPWSGVSSFTYQLTNYANLKLDQIAGSKFDLAVVDLSRDGTSDYFRASEIAAVKATGKQVLAYFEIGAIEDTRPEWPQVPADLKLGAVAGWPAEQYVKYWDERWWPIVQGRIDQAIAAGFDGCYLDMIVTYEEIAANAAGTNRADLARKMVALITRVSQYAKARKPSFRVMPQNSPELVDEAGYLAAIDGLAMEDMYWSDDAACSQDWCAENRANAARVRAAGKLVLTVDYAVQAAHVADAYTRSRAAGFVPYVSVRALDRMTVNAGWDPQ, from the coding sequence ATGGGTTCCAATCGACGGTGTCTGTCTTTCCATGGCCTGCGGCGAGCGCTCAGGTTAGGGAAGGGCGCCCCGGTTCGTCCGGGTGCGGCTCCATCTCCCCTGGAGCCTCCCCCTCTCAGGAGTCCATCTTTGAGAACCGTTGCTCTTCGATTCGTACTGCCTTTGCTGGCCGTGCTCAGCGCTTGCCAGCAGTCCCCGGATGCGCCCGAGGAAGACAAGCGCGAGGTCGCTCCGCTCGCGGGCCAGGTCCTGACCTGTGGAGCCCTCCAGGTCCTGCGCGGTGGCATCGGCTCCGGACAGGGCATCGCGGGGTTGGCCACGCAGACGCTCTCCGGAACGCAGGACCGCTGGGCCGAGTATGTGGAGTTCGCTCCCAACAGTCAGGTGACGTGCTCCTTCGCGCTGCCCGCGTCCCTGTCCGGCGTCGCGCTGTCCGCGGCCGAGGTCGGCATCAACTACCGAGGTCCCTCGCGCGCGGAGATGCGCTGGACCTTCGAGGCATGGGACTACTCGACGAGCACGTGGGTCGCGCTGGGTGACAACACGTTCGCCACCTCGTGGAAGTGGACGGCCTCGGCGCTGGCGCTGCCCAGCCCCTTGGCGCGCTTCACGAGCGGCGGTCCCTTCCTCGTTCGCTATGGCACCAGCGCGACGGGGGATTCGTCCCAACTCGACCTGCTCGTCGTGCGCGTCCAGCCCGCGAGCGGGACGGACGCGGGTGAGCCCGCGGATGCCGGCACGACCGTGGACGCGGGAACGACGGTGGATGCCGGAACGGCCCTGGATGCGGGCACGGCGCCCGTGCCGTGGTCGGGCGTCTCCAGCTTCACCTATCAGCTCACGAACTACGCCAACTTGAAGCTGGATCAGATCGCCGGCTCGAAGTTCGACCTCGCGGTCGTCGATCTGTCGCGCGACGGCACCAGTGACTACTTCCGCGCCAGCGAGATCGCCGCCGTGAAGGCCACGGGCAAGCAGGTGCTCGCGTACTTTGAGATCGGCGCCATCGAGGACACCCGGCCGGAGTGGCCGCAGGTGCCCGCCGACCTCAAGCTGGGCGCCGTGGCCGGCTGGCCCGCCGAGCAGTACGTGAAGTACTGGGATGAGCGCTGGTGGCCCATCGTTCAGGGGCGCATCGATCAGGCCATCGCCGCCGGCTTCGATGGTTGCTACCTGGACATGATCGTCACCTACGAAGAGATCGCCGCCAACGCCGCTGGCACGAACCGCGCGGACCTCGCGCGGAAGATGGTGGCGCTCATCACCCGCGTCAGCCAGTACGCGAAGGCGCGCAAGCCGTCCTTCCGCGTCATGCCCCAGAACTCTCCCGAACTGGTGGACGAGGCCGGCTATCTGGCCGCCATCGATGGGTTGGCCATGGAGGACATGTACTGGTCCGACGACGCGGCGTGCAGCCAGGACTGGTGCGCGGAGAACCGCGCCAACGCGGCGCGGGTGCGCGCGGCCGGCAAGCTGGTGTTGACGGTGGACTACGCGGTGCAGGCCGCGCATGTCGCGGATGCCTATACACGCTCGCGCGCCGCGGGCTTCGTGCCGTATGTCTCGGTACGGGCGCTCGACCGGATGACGGTGAACGCGGGGTGGGATCCTCAGTAG
- a CDS encoding winged helix-turn-helix transcriptional regulator has translation MAASQVRDAAPLFAALGDETRLQLLVRLSKGGPRTVARMSEQSQVSRQAIAKHLQVLSNVGLVRSSREGRERIWEVEPKRLEDARHYLDRISQQWDMALERLKQFVEE, from the coding sequence ATGGCCGCGTCCCAGGTGCGGGACGCCGCGCCCCTGTTCGCCGCGCTCGGCGATGAGACGCGGCTCCAACTGCTCGTCAGGCTCTCCAAGGGCGGGCCTCGGACCGTGGCTCGGATGAGTGAGCAGTCCCAGGTGTCCCGACAGGCCATCGCCAAGCACCTCCAAGTGCTCTCGAACGTGGGACTCGTTCGCAGCAGCCGAGAGGGCCGTGAGCGAATCTGGGAAGTCGAGCCCAAGCGCCTCGAGGATGCGCGGCATTACCTCGACCGCATCTCCCAGCAATGGGACATGGCGCTCGAGCGCCTCAAGCAGTTCGTCGAGGAGTGA
- a CDS encoding SRPBCC family protein translates to MHMSTTDRIEKSTLLRASQGRVWRALTNSEEFGTWFRVKLDGPFVPGRESHGKLTYPGYEHLGFTLVVDRMDAEVLFSYRWHPYAIDPKVDYSAEPMTLVEFRLSPVADGVQLTVTESGFDRLPPGRRDEAFRMNSGGWTEQMRNIEQHVAA, encoded by the coding sequence TTGCATATGAGCACGACCGACCGCATCGAGAAGTCGACCCTGCTGCGCGCGTCCCAGGGACGCGTCTGGCGAGCCCTCACGAACTCCGAGGAGTTCGGGACGTGGTTTCGCGTGAAGCTCGACGGTCCCTTTGTCCCGGGCCGAGAGAGCCACGGCAAGCTCACCTACCCGGGCTACGAGCACCTTGGGTTCACCCTCGTCGTGGACCGGATGGACGCCGAGGTCCTGTTCTCCTACCGCTGGCATCCCTACGCCATCGACCCCAAGGTGGACTACTCGGCCGAGCCCATGACGCTGGTCGAGTTCCGCCTGTCGCCTGTCGCCGATGGCGTCCAGCTCACCGTCACCGAGTCGGGCTTCGACCGCCTGCCTCCCGGGCGCCGCGACGAGGCGTTCCGCATGAACTCCGGTGGATGGACCGAGCAGATGCGGAACATCGAGCAGCATGTCGCCGCCTAG
- a CDS encoding nucleotidyltransferase has product MLTVAQAFELFVQDLRLRDGEEREAQRQQEYVFNAMRQRLGPKESILSGSYGRKTAIRPLHDIDLFLIFSAGGSRRAVPEAMLLWVKEALEDEFRGKQARIQNRSVNIEFKTTGIGFDVVPAIADGKHPEVYWIPDRRRGEWIPSNPRAHHAACNAANERMGMKLKPLIKSLKRWNQLRGKPVPSFLLEVLVCECGDSLSPDDGYSDNMARLFTLLRERISQRCPEPAGLGPPLNEGIDLGYLQQDQQRLTEASRKAIRAVEMEHQGNMSLALESWRELLGTDFPVRLSRSV; this is encoded by the coding sequence ATGCTGACGGTGGCGCAAGCATTTGAGCTGTTCGTGCAGGACCTCCGGTTGCGCGACGGGGAGGAGCGTGAGGCCCAGCGACAGCAGGAGTATGTTTTTAATGCGATGCGGCAACGCCTGGGGCCCAAGGAGTCGATCCTGTCGGGGTCGTATGGTCGGAAGACCGCGATTCGCCCGCTCCACGATATCGATCTCTTCCTCATCTTTTCTGCCGGTGGGTCGCGCAGGGCTGTGCCCGAAGCGATGCTGCTGTGGGTCAAGGAGGCGCTGGAAGATGAGTTTCGCGGTAAGCAGGCAAGAATCCAGAATCGCTCGGTCAATATTGAGTTCAAGACGACGGGAATAGGTTTTGATGTGGTTCCGGCGATCGCGGATGGAAAGCATCCGGAGGTGTACTGGATTCCCGACAGGCGCAGGGGCGAATGGATTCCTAGCAACCCTCGCGCGCATCATGCTGCCTGCAATGCCGCGAATGAGCGCATGGGCATGAAACTCAAGCCGCTCATCAAGTCGCTCAAACGCTGGAATCAACTCCGAGGAAAGCCCGTCCCCTCCTTCCTTCTGGAGGTGCTGGTGTGTGAATGCGGGGACTCGCTTTCGCCCGATGATGGCTATTCGGACAACATGGCCCGGCTGTTTACGCTCCTGCGGGAGCGCATCAGCCAGCGCTGTCCTGAGCCCGCAGGCCTAGGGCCGCCGCTCAATGAGGGCATCGACCTCGGCTATCTCCAGCAGGACCAGCAGCGACTCACCGAGGCTTCACGCAAGGCCATCCGGGCTGTGGAAATGGAGCATCAGGGGAACATGTCCTTGGCCCTGGAGTCCTGGCGTGAGCTGCTGGGGACGGACTTTCCCGTGAGGCTGAGTCGGAGCGTCTGA
- a CDS encoding AHH domain-containing protein, translating to MRALALAALVVLTIGCATTRVVRLDTGQGKPIVYVPSETPPVEIDEAAFSLAMTQFVLDSRLGIAFRQLEQEGGRRSLLASSQGLVMGVQAASAPASYERICQQQHEPSVCLRLLTGGLAMGPMERRMLALYFALDTVWEGVGDAVRDMANGAALRARVTTMIGTALVMLVAPESVTKLIAVALTASLIACLGTGPVWILGQGFLRLLDESRDAASFAELEGVGHRFGKVLGDNGARVLVVVALSLLGGKSGMAAQGAKMPSFALAAARAEVEGGFVLSGALSGGVQAISISSAGALNVVLAPTAVAAVAMGAGPGADAGASAGAGGGIQGDPDGKIHHICTDKNSVSESTGGPWTQRFERIFQKAGMTLSDPANQVRIRGHQGPHPSEYDKAVFARLNDATARCGSTAACRVALEGELAKIARELLSEGSALRKLISKGVED from the coding sequence ATGAGAGCTTTGGCGCTGGCTGCGTTGGTGGTGTTGACTATCGGCTGTGCGACAACGCGCGTCGTACGGCTGGATACCGGGCAAGGCAAACCGATTGTCTACGTGCCCTCCGAGACGCCTCCCGTCGAGATTGACGAGGCGGCGTTCAGTCTCGCGATGACCCAGTTTGTCCTTGATTCGAGGCTGGGCATTGCCTTCAGGCAGCTTGAGCAGGAGGGAGGGCGCCGCTCGTTGCTGGCGTCTTCTCAAGGGCTGGTCATGGGTGTGCAGGCAGCATCCGCGCCCGCGTCGTATGAGCGAATCTGTCAACAACAGCACGAACCGAGTGTTTGCCTGAGATTGCTGACGGGTGGGCTCGCGATGGGCCCCATGGAACGCCGCATGCTGGCGCTCTACTTCGCGCTCGATACGGTCTGGGAGGGCGTGGGAGATGCCGTCAGGGATATGGCGAATGGTGCCGCGCTGCGGGCCAGGGTCACGACGATGATCGGCACAGCCCTGGTGATGCTGGTTGCTCCTGAGTCCGTGACGAAGCTCATCGCGGTGGCGCTGACGGCCTCGCTGATTGCCTGCCTTGGCACGGGGCCCGTCTGGATCCTCGGCCAAGGCTTCCTGCGCCTCCTGGATGAGTCTCGGGACGCCGCAAGCTTCGCGGAGCTAGAGGGAGTGGGGCATCGGTTCGGGAAGGTGCTCGGCGACAATGGGGCGCGGGTCCTGGTTGTCGTCGCGCTGTCGTTGCTCGGAGGAAAGAGCGGCATGGCGGCGCAGGGGGCGAAGATGCCGAGCTTCGCGCTGGCGGCGGCGCGGGCGGAAGTCGAAGGCGGGTTCGTCCTGTCGGGCGCGCTGTCCGGTGGGGTTCAGGCCATCTCCATCTCCTCGGCTGGGGCGCTGAATGTGGTGCTCGCTCCGACGGCAGTCGCCGCGGTTGCGATGGGGGCCGGCCCTGGTGCGGACGCGGGAGCGAGCGCTGGTGCTGGCGGAGGGATTCAGGGCGACCCGGATGGCAAGATCCACCACATCTGCACGGACAAGAACTCCGTCTCCGAATCGACGGGTGGACCGTGGACCCAGCGCTTCGAGAGAATCTTTCAGAAGGCTGGGATGACGCTCAGCGACCCTGCCAACCAAGTCCGTATTCGAGGGCACCAGGGACCGCACCCCAGCGAGTACGACAAGGCCGTCTTCGCGCGGCTGAATGATGCGACGGCTCGATGCGGAAGCACCGCCGCATGTCGTGTTGCGCTTGAGGGGGAACTTGCAAAGATTGCACGGGAACTCTTAAGTGAGGGCTCCGCGCTACGAAAGCTCATTTCCAAAGGTGTCGAGGACTAA
- a CDS encoding SGNH/GDSL hydrolase family protein, producing the protein MFIGGAHVALRTVDASIAPASDRLLAFGGRASIEIPAGATVVSDPVGLEVPPLSDVAVSLFLPKATEATTSHHLALQTSYVSTATGDASAAVNFPVASTSTSWPFLTGVDVVASSQSSAIVAFGDSLIDGDGSTEDANQRWTDLLARRLQKEAPRGTTVSVLNEGIIGNRLLNDSPRHARNPAGPLFGPSGLARFERDVLTQAGVRCVIVGIGLNDIGLPSTFAPASERVSAEEMISGYRQLIARARKERIRIVASTLPPFEHATIVAGYYTAKKDALRRTVNDWIRSSGEFDAVIDSDAVLRDPSHPARLLARYDSGDHLHPNDAGQAAIATAILLPSLGLE; encoded by the coding sequence GTGTTCATCGGTGGCGCCCACGTCGCCCTCCGGACTGTCGACGCCAGCATCGCGCCGGCTTCCGACCGCCTGCTCGCGTTTGGCGGACGCGCGTCCATCGAGATTCCCGCGGGGGCAACCGTGGTGAGCGATCCAGTCGGTCTGGAGGTCCCGCCCCTGTCGGACGTCGCGGTCAGCCTCTTCCTCCCGAAGGCCACTGAGGCGACAACGTCGCACCACCTGGCATTGCAGACGAGCTACGTCTCGACCGCCACGGGTGACGCCTCGGCGGCCGTGAACTTCCCGGTCGCCAGCACGAGCACCTCGTGGCCCTTCCTCACGGGTGTCGATGTCGTCGCTTCATCTCAATCCTCCGCGATTGTCGCGTTCGGCGACTCCCTCATCGATGGCGACGGCTCCACCGAGGATGCCAATCAGCGTTGGACCGACCTGCTGGCCAGACGGCTGCAGAAAGAGGCGCCTCGGGGCACGACCGTGAGCGTCCTGAACGAAGGCATCATTGGCAATCGGCTGTTGAACGACAGTCCCCGACACGCCAGGAATCCGGCCGGGCCCCTCTTTGGCCCCTCGGGACTGGCCCGATTCGAACGCGACGTGCTGACTCAAGCCGGCGTCAGGTGCGTCATCGTAGGAATTGGCCTCAACGACATCGGCCTTCCGAGCACGTTCGCGCCTGCATCCGAGCGGGTGAGCGCCGAGGAGATGATCTCCGGCTATCGCCAGTTGATTGCACGCGCCCGGAAAGAAAGAATCCGGATCGTCGCCTCAACCCTCCCCCCGTTCGAGCATGCAACCATCGTCGCCGGCTACTACACGGCGAAGAAAGATGCGCTGCGCCGAACGGTCAATGACTGGATACGAAGCAGCGGCGAGTTCGATGCGGTGATTGATTCCGATGCCGTGTTGCGTGACCCGAGCCATCCCGCGCGGCTGCTGGCGCGCTATGACAGCGGCGACCACCTGCACCCCAATGATGCGGGCCAGGCCGCCATCGCGACCGCGATCCTCCTCCCGTCGCTCGGGCTCGAGTAG
- a CDS encoding sugar ABC transporter permease, which produces MALFSSRREGVPHLPLHVLLLGFTLFTLYPILWVVSLAFSGRQSLAISTLPESPTAMDRLRAVIPWPETWSLSNFTSVLTDQPFAKWVLNSIIIATGTTVVGVFVACTAAYAFSRFKFPGQRAGLMAFLVSQMFPGTLMLIPLYIILVQWLGLGSSRLGLIIVYATTSIPFSVWMLKGYFDTIPKDLEEAALMEGASVSRIFWSIILPLAKPALSVTALFSFMTAWNEFILAATFMDQEAMYTAPVGLRFFVGGFSQQWGYFAAGAILVSVPVVVLFLFLQKYLVSGLTAGSVKG; this is translated from the coding sequence ATGGCGCTCTTCTCGTCACGACGCGAGGGTGTGCCGCACCTGCCGCTGCACGTGCTGTTGCTCGGCTTCACCCTCTTCACGCTCTACCCCATCCTCTGGGTGGTGAGCCTGGCGTTCTCCGGCCGCCAGAGCCTGGCCATCTCCACGCTGCCCGAGTCCCCCACCGCCATGGACCGGCTGCGCGCCGTCATCCCGTGGCCGGAGACGTGGTCGCTCTCCAACTTCACGTCGGTGCTGACGGATCAGCCCTTCGCCAAGTGGGTGCTCAACAGCATCATCATCGCCACGGGCACCACCGTGGTGGGTGTCTTCGTGGCGTGCACGGCGGCGTATGCCTTCAGCCGCTTCAAGTTCCCCGGCCAGCGCGCGGGGCTGATGGCGTTCCTGGTGTCGCAGATGTTCCCGGGCACGCTGATGCTCATCCCGCTCTACATCATCCTGGTGCAGTGGCTGGGATTGGGCAGCTCGCGGCTGGGGCTCATCATCGTCTACGCCACCACGTCCATTCCCTTCAGCGTGTGGATGCTCAAGGGCTACTTCGACACCATCCCCAAGGACCTGGAGGAGGCGGCGCTGATGGAGGGCGCGTCCGTCAGCCGCATCTTCTGGAGCATCATCCTGCCCTTGGCCAAGCCCGCGCTGTCCGTGACGGCGCTCTTCAGCTTCATGACGGCGTGGAACGAGTTCATCCTCGCCGCCACGTTCATGGACCAGGAGGCGATGTACACCGCGCCCGTGGGCCTGCGCTTCTTCGTGGGCGGCTTCAGCCAGCAGTGGGGCTACTTCGCCGCGGGCGCCATCCTCGTCTCGGTGCCGGTCGTCGTCCTCTTCCTCTTTCTTCAGAAGTACCTGGTCTCCGGTCTCACCGCTGGAAGCGTCAAGGGCTAG